In Macadamia integrifolia cultivar HAES 741 chromosome 5, SCU_Mint_v3, whole genome shotgun sequence, a single window of DNA contains:
- the LOC122079691 gene encoding uncharacterized protein LOC122079691: protein MKKYEFNSRASNAILSALAPDEYTRFMNCKSAKEIWDKLQNFHERDSRVKEFKLLIHWNEFDAMRMGKNEKIETYINRVLKIVNSIRGLGEELSDTVVVKRFMRTLPPIYNAKISVLEERDLNKVTIDELQSTLVAYEMQIDSPIQANSSKEVAFNAMKKLKITEGRSNSRDEDNNDVIAYLSKQLKKGTCKYKGKLPLKCFECDDIGHFASQCPNKKELHDSDDEEEEVPKKRFFKVKCKKTYSSKKNRNFKRRSLISKNCSESSNEDSSEDEEDGSGEAMFMAAESRPRNNSSTQSLEENDQSDDEEEGAVDLELELKSALHTLLVEEKKTEKLTKQLKHAEDLIVELKVLSDESKGIIEENDQNLMEKTQMNESLEREKRIQEEANETSSTSSTEQECENCSRLMEAQMNLKKCTETGKYFGDKEGIGFIQESAKAIGKETLKQPISFVKSTKKVNQVQVTQKETQTQIQQR from the exons ATGAAGAAATATGAATTCAATTCTAGAGCTTCAAATGCAATATTGAGTGCCTTAGCACCTGACGAGTACACTAGATTTATGAATTGCAAATCAGCTAAGGAGATTTGGGATAAACTGCAAAATTTTCATGAGAGAGACAGTAGGGTAAAAGAATTCAAGCTTCTTATTCATTGGAATGAATTTGACGCTATGAGAATgggaaaaaatgagaaaatagaaACCTATATAAATAGAGTGTTAAAGATAGTAAATTCTATAAGAGGACTTGGTGAAGAACTGTCAGACACGGTGGTTGTGAAAAGATTTATGAGAACCCTGCCTCCCATTTATAATGCCAAGATCTCAGTGTTGGAAGAAAGAGACTTGAACAAGGTAACTATTGATGAGTTACAAAGTACCCTAGTTGCATATGAAATGCAAATTGACTCTCCTATCCAAGCTAATTCTAGTAAGGAAGTTGCATTCAATGCCATGAAAAAGTTGAAAATAACTGAAGGTAGAAGCAACTCCAGAGATGAGGACAATAATGATGTAATTGCATATTTGTCAAAGCAACTCAAAAAGGGAACATGCAAATACAAGGGCAAGCTTCCACTTAAGTGCTTTGAGTGTGATGACATAGGTCACTTTGCTTCACAGTGTCCTAACAAGAAAGAGCTACATGActcagatgatgaagaggaggaAGTGCCTAAGAAGAGATTCTTTAAAGTCAAATGCAAGAAAACTTACAGTTCTAAGAAGAATAGAAACTTTAAGAGGAGAAGCCTAATTTCCAAAAATTGCAGTGAGTCTTCTAATGAAGATTctagtgaagatgaagaagatggctCAGGTGAAGCCATGTTTATGGCAGCTGAGTCTAGACCAAGAAATAACTCATCCACTCAATCTCTAGAAGAAAATGAccaaagtgatgatgaagaagaaggtgcAGTGGACCTAGAACTTGAATTGAAGTCAGCACTTCATACACTCTTagtggaagagaagaagacTGAGAAACTCACAAAGCAACTGAAACATGCAGAAGATCTAATTGTGGAGCTGAAGGTCTTGTCTGATGAATCCAAGGGAATTATAGAAGAAAATGATCAGAATCTTATGGAGAAAACTCAAATGAATGAGTCACTTGAAAGAGAA AAGAGAATTCAAGAAGAAGCTAATGAGACCTCCTCAACTTCATCAACAGAGCAAGAATGTGAAAATTGTAGCAGGTTGATGGAAGCCCAGATGAACTTGAAGAAATGCACTGAAACAGGGAAATACTTTGGTGATAAAGAAGGAATTGGATTCATTCAAGAATCTGCGAAGGCCATAGGGAAGGAGACCTTGAAACAACCCATAAGCTTTGTTAAATCTACAAAGAAGGTTAATCAAGTCCAGGTTACTCAGAAGGAAACTCAAACTCAGATTCAACAGAGATAA
- the LOC122079695 gene encoding uncharacterized protein LOC122079695, whose protein sequence is MAQTMPILASSVLLPNFRCRRTGLVHRCKRYTITASAARRDDYGGGSRTGKLVDENMIVLRKRIQEMRNEDDQAPPGDWMEWEKRYYSYYHSDVCEAMGLLQTQLMNTRPSLALGMVALLMVCVPTSTFMVALHLMKMANWILSTGIHLSNLS, encoded by the coding sequence ATGGCTCAAACCATGCCAATCCTTGCCTCCTCTGTGCTTCTTCCCAACTTCCGGTGCCGGAGAACAGGACTGGTGCATCGCTGCAAGCGATATACGATAACGGCTTCTGCGGCGAGAAGAGATGATTACGGTGGTGGGAGTAGGACAGGGAAGCTTGTGGACGAGAACATGATAGTGCTGAGGAAACGGATTCAGGAGATGAGGAATGAAGATGATCAGGCTCCTCCTGGGGATTGGATGGAATGGGAGAAGAGGTATTACAGTTATTACCACTCCGACGTATGTGAAGCCATGGGTTTGCTTCAAACACAACTCATGAATACCAGGCCAAGCTTGGCTTTGGGGATGGTGGCTCTTCTCATGGTTTGCGTTCCCACGTCGACGTTCATGGTCGCCTTGCATTTGATGAAGATGGCCAACTGGATCTTATCTACAGGAATTCACCTCTCTAATTTGTCTTAG
- the LOC122079697 gene encoding probable aquaporin NIP7-1 → MRSLAMKYPVFKEPTPSEEASSSRESQGDEEIGPHRNSIMNGEVLTLESAIATASRSITRASNLTQLARVGVAEMVGTSILMFSVCGIIAVTRIMRGEVGLLEYAATGGLSITVVIFSVGSISGAHVNPSVTIAFASLGAFPWSKVPLYILAQMLGSVIGTYVGKSVYGIDTEMMTTHPLQGRSTAFWAELIATFIVVFLAASLSSHPRAVSHLAGFVVGIAIALAILITGPVSGGSLNPARSFGPALISWKFDDIWLYLFAPTLGAVAATLLFRLLRLQHHPSSSSTAPSCAPANPSVD, encoded by the exons ATGAGAAGTTTGGCTATGAAATATCCAGTATTCAAAGAACCTACTCCTTCTGAGGAAGCGTCTTCcagcagagaatcccaaggagATGAAGAGATCGGACCTCATAGAAACTCAATAATGAATGGAGAAGTACTAACCTTGGAAAGTGCCATTGCTACGGCCAGTCGAAGCATTACTCGTGCGAGCAATCTAACTCAGCTGGCTAGAGTG GGGGTTGCAGAGATGGTTGGGACATCCATTTTGATGTTCAGCGTGTGTGGGATCATAGCAGTGACGCGGATCATGAGAGGTGAAGTGGGTCTCTTGGAATACGCAGCCACAGGTGGTTTGTCAATAACCGTAGTCATTTTCAGTGTAGGATCCATCTCAGGTGCCCATGTTAATCCCTCCGTCACAATAGCCTTTGCAAGCTTAGGTGCATTTCCATGGTCCAAG GTTCCTTTGTACATATTGGCACAAATGTTAGGATCTGTCATTGGAACGTACGTGGGGAAGTCAGTATATGGCATTGACACAGAGATGATGACAACCCACCCACTTCAAGGTCGCTCCACTGCGTTCTGGGCGGAGCTCATTGCTACCTTCATCGTTGTCTTCCTAGCAGCATCACTATCTAGTCATCCCCGAGCT GTTTCTCATTTGGCTGGTTTTGTGGTTGGGATTGCAATTGCCCTTGCTATTTTGATAACAGG GCCTGTCTCCGGAGGGTCATTGAATCCGGCCAGATCATTTGGACCTGCTCTTATTTCATGGAagtttgatgatatatggttgTATCTCTTTGCCCCAACTCTCGGAGCTGTGGCAGCAACTCTCCTCTTCCGGTTGCTTCGACTTCAACACCacccttcctcctcctccactgcCCCTTCTTGTGCTCCTGCTAATCCTTCAGTTGATTAG
- the LOC122078614 gene encoding signal peptidase complex subunit 3B-like — MHSFGYRANALLTFAVTILAVICAMASFSDNLNVPSPTSQVQVLNINWFQKQPNGNDEVSLTLNVSANLQSMFTWNTKQVFVFLAAEYETPQNALNQVSLWDGIIPSKEHAKFWIHTTNKYRFTDQGSNLKGKEFNLTLHWHVMPKTGKMFADKIVMTGYRLPEEYR; from the exons ATGCATTCATTCGGTTACCGAGCGAACGCTTTGCTAACTTTTGCGGTGACAATACTGGCCGTGATTTGTGCAATGGCCTCTTTCTCTGACAATCTCAACGTCCCGTCTCCAACATCCCAAGTCCAG GTGCTCAACATAAATTGGTTTCAGAAGCAGCCAAACGGTAACGACGAG GTCAGCTTGACATTGAACGTATCTGCTAATTTACAATCAATGTTTACATGGAACACAAAGCAG GTCTTTGTGTTTTTAGCGGCCGAGTATGAAACCCCACAGAATGCCCTGAATCAA GTTTCACTGTGGGATGGTATTATACCATCTAAAGAGCATGCAAAGTTCTGGATTCACACAACAAACAAATATCGTTTCACTGACCAG GGAAGCAATCTTAAGGGAAAAGAATTCAACTTGACACTGCACTGGCATGTCATGCCCAAGACCGGGAAGATGTTTGCTGACAAAATAGTTATGACTGGATACCGTCTGCCAGAGGAATACAGATAG
- the LOC122079935 gene encoding cation/calcium exchanger 5: MNVRATRFVRLLTLLSRWGLKSKSLQGIFFPQLTPHSSLETSELGEGTHDLFDPKYSLTHSTIKGPRWDGMAFSSSIKTFATSLALLSTLLFFLVFSHSSPPKPSHPLSTSILSRRFLLNNTSFPPPCSSILQIPSQQRCSFSISHCGGDSNGLFNYSSLHFCFFRENSFLSISSLSLIILLQFYILVRTAQDRFSVVVTKLAIHLNLSPSMGAVTLLALGNGAPDVFASVAAVRGGHPRTGLGAILSAGTFVSAFVVGFVAIYAAPFSVDPAPFVRDVLFYLIAALSLFSVYLSAEIFLWQAIGFVGFYVFFVAFVFWMDLRVEARGKDDEAAMVFGEVRKGSTSKVSDCENGEGMGILEEQKTGSGCSETLGKVSRMWEIPVSVLLKLTIPQPELSEWSRFYISANIALCPLAILYTCSSFIPLNHKIVFLLPYNHFPLWSVVLFSSSSLALLHYALEKEPPKAEQMPVIIISFMMSVFWISTVAGELLDCLAAVGTILELPPTLLGLTVLAWGNSVGDLVADVAVARAGQPAMAMAGCFAGPMFNMLVGLGTALVMQTMDIYPTAYELRFHVSIVIAFVFLLLSLMGSLFVVTFFRFRVPRFWGFFLVGLYCLFIMVSLIIAKITG, encoded by the exons ATGAACGTGAGGGCCACGCGGTTTGTTAGGCTTCTTACCCTTCTTTCAAGATGGGGTTTGAAGTCAAAGTCCTTGCAGGGGATTTTTTTCCCTCAACTCACCCCTCACTCCTCACTGGAGACTTCGGAGTTGGGAGAAGGAACCCATGATCTATTCGACCCTAAGTACTCACTGACACACTCCACGATCAAGGGTCCCCGTTGGGATGGCATGGCCTTCTCTTCCTCCATCAAAACCTTTGCTACCTCACTAGCCCTTCTCTccactctcctcttcttcctcgtcttctctcattcttcccCACCGAAACCCAGTCATCCCCTCTCAACCTCAATTCTCTCCCGGAGGTTCCTCCTCAACAACACTTCGTTTCCTCCTCCTTGCTCATCCATACTTCAAATACCATCTCAGCAACGCTGCTCCTTCTCCATCTCACACTGTGGTGGAGACTCCAATGGCCTCTTCAACTACTCCTCTCTCCATTTCTGCTTCTTCCGCGAAAACTCCTTCCTCTCAATCTCTTCGCTTTCTCTTATTATCCTCTTGCAGTTCTATATCCTGGTCAGGACGGCGCAGGATCGATTCTCCGTCGTCGTTACGAAGTTAGCGATCCATCTAAATCTTTCACCTAGTATGGGCGCCGTGACCCTCCTTGCCCTTGGCAACGGTGCTCCTGATGTGTTCGCATCTGTAGCTGCGGTGCGCGGTGGACACCCGAGGACTGGTCTTGGCGCAATTCTTTCTGCCGGAACTTTTGTATCGGCCTTCGTTGTTGGTTTTGTTGCGATTTACGCTGCGCCTTTTTCCGTCGACCCGGCACCTTTCGTGAGGGatgttctattttatttgattgCGGCGCTATCCTTGTTCTCTGTATATCTCAGTGCGGAGATATTCCTTTGGCAGGCAATTGGGTTCGTTGggttttatgtgttttttgttGCTTTCGTGTTTTGGATGGATCTGCGAGTGGAAGCAAGGGGGAAGGATGATGAAGCTGCAATGGTGTTTGGGGAAGTCCGGAAGGGTTCGACGTCGAAGGTATCGGATTGCGAGAACGGTGAAGGGATGGGAATTTTGGAGGAACAAAAGACGGGGTCCGGATGTTCTGAAACTCTTGGGAAGGTAT CAAG AATGTGGGAAATTCCAGTCTCAGTTCTTCTTAAACTCACAATTCCACAGCCAGAACTCTCAGAGTGGAGTCGGTTCTACATTTCAGCGAACATTGCTCTGTGCCCCTTAGCCATCTTATATACATGCAGTTCATTCATCCCACTTAACCACAAAATTGTATTTCTCCTACCGTACAACCATTTTCCTCTCTGGTCTGTTGTACTCTTCTCTAGCTCTTCTCTTGCACTACTGCATTATGCGTTGGAAAAGGAACCCCCAAAAGCTGAGCAGATGCCAGTGATAATAATTTCTTTTATGATGAGCGTATTTTGGATATCCACTGTAGCAGGGGAACTCCTCGATTGTCTGGCAGCAGTGGGGACCATTCTTGAATTGCCTCCAACACTTCTTGGGCTGACGGTACTTGCTTGGGGAAATTCAGTGGGAGACCTTGTTGCCGATGTGGCGGTTGCAAGGGCAGGCCAGCCGGCAATGGCAATGGCCGGGTGCTTTGCAGGGCCCATGTTCAACATGCTTGTTGGATTGGGTACAGCACTGGTGATGCAAACAATGGATATCTATCCAACGGCATATGAGCTCCGGTTCCACGTGA